The sequence below is a genomic window from Nocardia fluminea.
GCTGTCGACCGCAACCGAATCACTGGACTTCGCGGCACTTCTCACGGACTTCGCAGCGTTGTCGGCGGCAGTCGGCACCGGCGTGGTTGCAGGTGTGGGCGGTGTGGTTGCAGGTGTGGGCGGTGTTGCCGCGGGCGTGGGCAGTGTGGCCGCAGGCGTGGGCAGTGTTGCCGCGTTGTCGGCCGCAGTCGGCACCGGTGTGGCCGCAGCTGTGGGCGGTGTGGTTGCGGGCGTGGGCGGTGTGGCCGCGGGCGTGGGCAGTGTTGCCGCAGGCGTGGGCGGTTTCGCAGCGTGGTCGGCGTTGTCGGCCGCAGTCGGCATCGGTGTGGTCGCAGGTGTGGGCGGTGTCGGCGCGGGCGTGGGCGGTGTGGCCGCGGGCGTGGGCGGTGTGGCCGCGGGCGTGGGCGGTGTGGCCGCGGGCGTGGGCGGTGTGGCCGCGGGCGTGGGCGGTGTGGCCGCAGGAATGGGCGCCGTGGCCGCGGGCCTGGAATCGGGGGAAGGGTCCGCTGACGTAGCGCGGGAACGGGCCCGGTAGTCGACGACGCACAGGGCTGCGGTGACGGCGGCACCCGTGATCAGCCAGCCGATGCCGGGACGGTCGAGCGGGATCACCGTGGCGCCGACGACGCCGGCCAGCGAGGCGGCGGGAAGAACACCAGGTGGACGGGCTACGCGCTGCCAGCGTGGCGGAACGGGCGGTAGGGGAGGCGGCATCGTCAGTAGCGAAGGGGAGTGCGCGGAGGGCGCCGAACCCGCCGCCGAAGCGCTCGCCCACGCCGTGGCCTGCTCGCCCGTGGTGCCCGGCTGTACAGTGCCGCGCTCCCGGCTCGCGGCGAGCAAGGCCCCGAACGGTACCGAGCCATCGGGGTTCGGCGTGGTGTCCGGGTGGTCGCCCACCGCCGGTGTCCTGGTGAGCACGGCCGTCGACTGGGTACCGGAGCCCGTACTGTCGACTACCTGCGGATCGCGCGCGACGCCAGCGGAGTCGGCCGTGGCCGAGATGCTCGCTGAGCTGCCGGCGGATCGCTTGCTGCCGTCGTCCGTCACCGGAGTGCCCGCGAGGTCGCCGACTTCGGGCGCATCGGTCGCGGTGGCCGCTCCGGGCTGATCGGCACCGGGTGCGGCGGTGTCGAGGCTCTCGGCAGTGCCCTGTTCGGGCGTCGGTACCTCGGGTATCGACTTGTCGGACATGGGTTCCCCTCCTGAGGGTGTGCGGGTTCGCCCCCGGCACCAGGGGGCCGGGAGAGTTGAGTCGGTTGTCGGTCAGTCCGTGGGAAGGACGACGCGGATGCGGGAGCCGGGGCCGGCCACCGCGATGGTGCCGCCGTGCAGGTCGATCACCCAGCGGGCGATGGCGAGGCCGAGACCGGTGCCGCCGCCGTCGGTACGCCCGCCACGGGTGAAACGGTCGAAGACGGTGGCGCGCTCGGCTTCCGGGATGCCGGGGCCGTCGTCCTGGATCTCGAGCACGGTCCCCGCGGGGCTGGTCGACGCCGAGACACGGACCTCACCACCGGAGGGACCGTGTCTGGCGGCGTTGTCGAGCAGATTGAACAGCACCTGGTGCAGGCGGGCCCGGTCGGCGAACACAGTCGCGCCATCGGGTTCGATCGAGGTGGTGAACCGGACACCGCGACCCAGGGCGGCGGTCATCACCTCGGCTTCGGCGATCACGTCGGTCAACAGTGGTGCCAGCGGCAGGTTCTCGCGATCCAGCGTGAACGCGCCCGCTTCGATGCTGGACAGGTCGAGCAGTTCCGACACGAGCAGCCCGAGACGTTCGGTCTGGGCCAGCGCGGTGCGCAGCGTCGCCGGGTCGGGATCGCTCACCCCGTCGACCAGGTTCTCCAGCACCGCGTGCAGCGCGGTCACCGGCGTGCGCAGCTCATGGGACACATTGGCGATCAGGTCGCGCCGTTGCCGGTCGGCGGCGGCCAGATCGGCGGCCATCTGGTTGAAGGCGGTCGCGAGCTGACCCACTTCGTCGTGCGAGGATGCCCGCACGCGAAAGCTGTAGTCGCCCTGGGCCATGCGCCGCGCCGCCGCCGTCATCTCGCGCAGTGGCCGGGTGATGCCGTGCGCGAGGAACTGGGAGGTGAGCAGCGCGATCCCGATCGCGGCCACCGTGGTGCGCGGCGGCAGCCAGCCGATCTTCAGCCGGAAATACCCGAACGCGACACCGCCCGAGCACAACATCAACACGGCCAGCTTGAGCTTGATCGACCGCAGCCGGTCCAGCGGGCGCGGCAGCACATCGGCGATCCGGTCCATCAGCGCCGCGGCGCGGTCCGGGGCCGTCATCGCGCGTCCAGGGCGTACCCGACACCGTGCACGGTGCGGATGAGATCGGCACCGAGCTTGCGCCGCAACGCTTTCACATGCGAGTCCACCGCGCGCGTGCCCGCCGCGTCGGACCAGTCCCAGATGTCCTCGAGCAGCCGTTCCCTGGCCAGTACCGCCCTCGGGCGTTGCGCGAGCCGGGTCAACAGGTCGAATTCCAGGGGAGTCAGCCGTGCTTCGGTGTCACCGCGCCACACCCGCCGCTCCGCGAGATCTATCCGCAGATCGCCGACGACGATGCTGGTGTCGCCGCGCTCGGCGGCCCGATCCACCCGCCGCAACAGGGCGTGCACCCGGGCGGCGAGCACCCGCATCGAGAACGGCTTGGTGAGATAGTCGTCGGCGCCGACGCCGAGCCCGATGAGCTGGTCGGTCTCGTCGGTGCGCGCGGTGAGCATGAGCACGGGGACGTGGCGCTCGGCCTGGATCCGGCGGCACACCTCCAGCCCGTCGAACCCCGGCAACATCACGTCGAGAACCACCAGATCGGGTTCCCCCGCGAGGGCTGCCGCCACCGCGGCGGGCCCGTCGTGCGCCAGGTCGACGGTGAACCCTTCGGCCCGCAACCGCGCGGCCACGGACTCGGCGATCGTCACCTCGTCATCGACCACCAGGATCCGGCGTGCCGCCGGTCCTGTCCCGCCCCCACTGTTGTCCATGGTGCGACCCTAGCGAGCGGGTGTGGAGGGTTGCGTCGCCATTTGTGGAGATTCTGTGTGGAGGCGCGCACGGCGCGCTCTCGCTACGGATCGGGGAACAGGCCGGGCAGTTCCATCGCGTAGGCGAGATCGTCGCGGGTGCCGAGGGTGACCAGCAGGACACGGATCATGGTCACCCTGGCCTCGGACGCCAGCGCCGGATCGGGATCGCTGCCCGGCTCGCTGCCCGCGGTGAGCCGGTAGACGATGTACTCGCACACGTGCAGTGCCGCGTCCAGGTCCAGCGGAGCGGGGATCGGGCGACCGAGCTCGCCGAAGGTCTTGCGCACCAGATCGCGAATGTCGTCGAGGGCGCGTTCGCGATAGCCCGAGACCACCGAGCCGGGATCGTGCAGCTCGGCGAACAGGGGCCGCAGCATCGGGCCGTGCCCGCGCGCCCAGTCCACATACGCGTCGATCAGCCGGATACCCAGCTGGACCGGCTCGTCGGTGCCCGCGAGCGCCTCGCGGATGCCGCCGACGAGGCCGTCGTTGGACGCGTCGAGCACCGCGTGCAGCGGCTCGGAGGCGTTGCCGAAATAGCGGTAGAACGTAGGCCTGGCCAGCCCGGCCTCTTCGATGATCTGGGCGACACTCAACCCGCGCGAACCGTTGCGGGTGAACACCGCGGCGGTCGCCTCGACGATCCTGGCGCGGACTTCCTCGGCCTGCTCCTGGGTCTGCGGCGGTCGCCCGCGACGCACCGTCGTCGCTTCCTCGGTCATCGCACCTCCCTCACAGCCGGTCCTCGCACACTGAAAGCTTGACACGAACCAGGGCGCTGGCATTAATCTAACACTAGTGTTCAGTAAATAAACTGAACGAGCGCGACCTGTTCCGCGCGATCCATCTGTTCCAGGAGAAGGGCCGACAATGACGACAGCCCCCGAGCTGACCGCCGAACCCACCGCGCTGCCCACCGCGCTGGTCAAGCCCCTGTTCGAGCGCGGCGTCGCCGGTGGCGCGCCGCCGGTCGCGGTCTTCGCGCCCGCCACCGGACACAAGATCGGCGACCTGCCGCAGTCCTCGGTCGCCGATATCGAGCGTGCCTTCGCCGTCGCCCGGCACGCGCAGCGTGACTGGGCCAAGGTCGCGGTGAAGCAGCGTGCCGAGATCGTGCGCCGCTTCCACGACATCGTGCTCGCCGAGCAGGACACCATCCTCGACATCGTGCAGACCGAGACCGGCAAGTCCCGGCCGCACGCCTTCGACGAGATCGCCGACGTCGCGCTGAACGCGCGCTACTACGCCACGGTGGCACCCAAGCTGCTCGCCGACCGCAAGCCGCGCGGCGTGCTGCCGGTGCTCACCTCGGTCGAGGTGCACAACCGGCCCAAGGGCGTCGTCGCGGTCATCTCGCCGTGGAACTACCCCCTCGCGCTGGCGGTCTCCGACGCGCTGCCCGCCCTGATCGCGGGCAACGCGGTGATCGCGCGTCCCGACAACCAGACCGCCCTCACCGCGCTGTGGGCCATCGACGCCGCCGAGCGCGCCGGGCTGCCGCGCGGTCTGTGGCAGGCGGTGCTCGGCCGTGGCCGCGAGATCGGTGGCGAGGTGATCGCGCGTGCCGACTACGTCGACTACACCGGTTCCAGTGCTACCGGCCGGACCATCGCCCAGCAGGCCGGTGAGCGCCTGATCGGTTACTCCCTCGAGCTCGGCGGCAAGAACCCGCTGCTCGTGCTGGCCGACGCCGATGTCTCCAAAGCCGCGAAACTGGCTGTGCGCGCGTGCTTCTCGTCGGCCGGTCAGCTGTGCGAGTCGATGGAACGCATCTACGTCGACGCGAGCGTCTACGACCAGTTCGTCGCGGAATTCGTCGGTAACGTCAAGAACATGTCGCTCGGCGGCGAACTCGACTACAGCCGCGACATGGGGTCGCTGACCTTCCAGCGTCAGCTCGACACCGTCAGCGCGCACGTCGACGACGCGGTCGCCAAGGGCGCCAGGGTGCTCGCCGGTGGTCGTGCCCGCCCGGATCTCGGCCCCTACTTCTACGAGCCCACCGTCCTCGCCGACGTGGCGCCCGGCATGACGGTCTACCGCGAGGAGACCTTCGGCCCGGTCGTCTCGGTGTACAAGGTCGACTCCGACGACGCCGCCGTCGAGGCTGCCAACGACACCGCCTACGGCCTCAACGCCAGTGTGTGGAGCCGGGACGTGAACCGGGGCAAGGAGATCGCCGCCCGGATCAACGCCGGTTCGGTGAATGTGAACGAGGGTTTCAGCGCCGCGTGGGGCAGCGTCGACGCGCCGTCGGGTGGCCTCGGCATCTCCGGTCAGGGGCGTCGTCACGGTCCGGAGGGCCTGCTGAAGTACATCGACACCCAGACCATCGCGGTCCAGCGGGTGCTGCCGATCGCGCCGCTGCCGGGGATGTCCGAGCAGATGTGGGCCAAGACGATGACGCTCGTCTTCGGTGTCATGAAGACGCTGCGCCAGAAGTAGCGGACCGGCAGTAGCCGGGCCAGAAGTAGCGGAACACGAGCAGGGTAGGTAGCGAGAATGAAGTTGGAAACGGTCGCAGGCAAGCGGGTCCTCATCACCGGCGCCGCCATGGGACTCGGCAGGTTGTTCGCCGAGAAGGCCGTTGCCGAGGGCGCCGACGCGGTGGTGCTGTGGGACATCAACGAGTTGGCGCTGCGCGAGACCGCGGCCCAGCTGACCGCCGCGGGCGGCAAGGTGCATCACTACGTGGTGGACGTGTCGTCGCAGGACTCGATCCGGGAGGCGGGCGAGGCGGTGCGCAAGGAGGTCGGCGGCATCGACATCCTCGTCAACAACGCGGGCATCGTGCGGGGTAACACCTACTTCTGGGAAACCGAGAACCGCGCCGACATCGACAAGACGATGGCGATCAATTCGCTGGCCCCGATGTACGTCACCCTGGAGTTCCTGCCCGGCATGGTCGCCGGTGCGAGCCAGGCGCGCGTGCTCAACATCGCCTCGTCGGCCGGTCTGGTCGCCAATCCGCGCATGGCCGTGTACGCCGGGTCGAAGTGGGCGGCGCTGGGCTGGTCGGATTCGGTGCGCCTCGAGCTCGAGCAGGCGGGCCACGACCACGTCAAGGTCACCACGGTCTGCCCGACCTACATCAACACCGGCATGTTCGACGGCGCGAAGGGCATTCTGTTCACGCCGATGCTCGAGCAGCACGACGTCGTCGACACCTCGTGGTCGGAGATGAAGAAGGGCGGTGCCCTGGTGGTGCTGCCGTGGACCTCGCGGATGAACCGGGCGCTGACCGGTCTGCTGCCGATCAAGGTGCGCGACCTCTACCTGAACGCGGTGGGCGTCTACCACTCGATGGATCAGTTCACCGGACGCAAGTAGAGATTCGGTGCGGGGTGCCCCCGTCGACGCGTCGCGCAGGCGATCGTTCGGCGGGGGAACCGTCGGTTCCGGCAGCGCGTCGACGGACTGCTGACGGCCCTCGACGTTCGTGGTGTCCGCGCGATCAGCGATCCCGGGTGCCGAGGACCACGGTGGCGTAGTGCTCCTCGGATTCCGCGACGCGCGGTTGGAGACCGTGGGTGATGAGCACCGAGCACGCCGTATCCACCTGTCCGGCACCGGTTTCCACCAGAACCGTGCCGCCCGGCGCCAGCCAGGTGGCGGCCCCTTCGGCGACTCTGCGGAACACGTCCAG
It includes:
- a CDS encoding TetR/AcrR family transcriptional regulator translates to MTEEATTVRRGRPPQTQEQAEEVRARIVEATAAVFTRNGSRGLSVAQIIEEAGLARPTFYRYFGNASEPLHAVLDASNDGLVGGIREALAGTDEPVQLGIRLIDAYVDWARGHGPMLRPLFAELHDPGSVVSGYRERALDDIRDLVRKTFGELGRPIPAPLDLDAALHVCEYIVYRLTAGSEPGSDPDPALASEARVTMIRVLLVTLGTRDDLAYAMELPGLFPDP
- a CDS encoding HAMP domain-containing sensor histidine kinase, encoding MDRIADVLPRPLDRLRSIKLKLAVLMLCSGGVAFGYFRLKIGWLPPRTTVAAIGIALLTSQFLAHGITRPLREMTAAARRMAQGDYSFRVRASSHDEVGQLATAFNQMAADLAAADRQRRDLIANVSHELRTPVTALHAVLENLVDGVSDPDPATLRTALAQTERLGLLVSELLDLSSIEAGAFTLDRENLPLAPLLTDVIAEAEVMTAALGRGVRFTTSIEPDGATVFADRARLHQVLFNLLDNAARHGPSGGEVRVSASTSPAGTVLEIQDDGPGIPEAERATVFDRFTRGGRTDGGGTGLGLAIARWVIDLHGGTIAVAGPGSRIRVVLPTD
- a CDS encoding response regulator transcription factor — encoded protein: MDNSGGGTGPAARRILVVDDEVTIAESVAARLRAEGFTVDLAHDGPAAVAAALAGEPDLVVLDVMLPGFDGLEVCRRIQAERHVPVLMLTARTDETDQLIGLGVGADDYLTKPFSMRVLAARVHALLRRVDRAAERGDTSIVVGDLRIDLAERRVWRGDTEARLTPLEFDLLTRLAQRPRAVLARERLLEDIWDWSDAAGTRAVDSHVKALRRKLGADLIRTVHGVGYALDAR
- a CDS encoding SDR family NAD(P)-dependent oxidoreductase, with the protein product MKLETVAGKRVLITGAAMGLGRLFAEKAVAEGADAVVLWDINELALRETAAQLTAAGGKVHHYVVDVSSQDSIREAGEAVRKEVGGIDILVNNAGIVRGNTYFWETENRADIDKTMAINSLAPMYVTLEFLPGMVAGASQARVLNIASSAGLVANPRMAVYAGSKWAALGWSDSVRLELEQAGHDHVKVTTVCPTYINTGMFDGAKGILFTPMLEQHDVVDTSWSEMKKGGALVVLPWTSRMNRALTGLLPIKVRDLYLNAVGVYHSMDQFTGRK
- a CDS encoding succinic semialdehyde dehydrogenase; amino-acid sequence: MTTAPELTAEPTALPTALVKPLFERGVAGGAPPVAVFAPATGHKIGDLPQSSVADIERAFAVARHAQRDWAKVAVKQRAEIVRRFHDIVLAEQDTILDIVQTETGKSRPHAFDEIADVALNARYYATVAPKLLADRKPRGVLPVLTSVEVHNRPKGVVAVISPWNYPLALAVSDALPALIAGNAVIARPDNQTALTALWAIDAAERAGLPRGLWQAVLGRGREIGGEVIARADYVDYTGSSATGRTIAQQAGERLIGYSLELGGKNPLLVLADADVSKAAKLAVRACFSSAGQLCESMERIYVDASVYDQFVAEFVGNVKNMSLGGELDYSRDMGSLTFQRQLDTVSAHVDDAVAKGARVLAGGRARPDLGPYFYEPTVLADVAPGMTVYREETFGPVVSVYKVDSDDAAVEAANDTAYGLNASVWSRDVNRGKEIAARINAGSVNVNEGFSAAWGSVDAPSGGLGISGQGRRHGPEGLLKYIDTQTIAVQRVLPIAPLPGMSEQMWAKTMTLVFGVMKTLRQK